Proteins encoded in a region of the Epinephelus lanceolatus isolate andai-2023 chromosome 20, ASM4190304v1, whole genome shotgun sequence genome:
- the LOC144458909 gene encoding uncharacterized protein LOC144458909 yields MVRCGVSSSSSGNVAAQDETVSLSAFEMSSSPTAEETEELPSPFANIPAIVCDHSYLPTHFGGLVDNALVYISGFVVRQILKKLSCDVCRGSLVTDAVPTSFDQSYHLLTLKNKGGLMIPSEGTVRVVRSAERFIRQSTLGQAALISEFVWAEIGSEDVFFLRGHIQETQFGIDNYHFVLMSLIVSVFHKLRLHHIAKLKTLQLQSGNTRKKLCKTILFKGY; encoded by the coding sequence ATGGTGCGGTGTGGTGTGTCTTCAAGCTCATCAGGAAATGTGGCAGCACAGGATGAGACCGTGTCCCTGTCTGCTTTTGAGATGTCCTCTTCTCCAACAGCAGAAGAAACTGAGGAGCTTCCATCCCCTTTTGCCAACATTCCTGCAATTGTGTGTGACCATAGTTATCTACCAACCCACTTTGGTGGCCTTGTGGACAATGCCCTTGTCTACATCTCAGGGTTTGTTGTCCGCCAAATTTTGAAAAAGCTGTCTTGTGATGTGTGCCGTGGTAGCTTGGTGACTGATGCTGTACCCACATCATTTGATCAGAGCTACCACTTGCTCACACTAAAAAACAAAGGAGGGCTGATGATTCCCTCTGAGGGTACAGTGAGGGTGGTCAGATCAGCTGAGCGTTTTATTCGCCAGTCAACGTTAGGACAAGCCGCCTTGATCAGTGAGTTTGTCTGGGCTGAGATTGGTTCAGAGGATGTGTTTTTTCTCAGGGGACACATTCAGGAAACACAGTTCGGAATTGACAACTATCATTTTGTGCTTATGTCACTAATTGTGTCTGTCTTCCATAAACTAAGGCTGCACCACATTGCCAAACTGAAAACTCTTCAATTACAGAGTGGCAACACACGAAAAAAGCTGTGCAAGACAATTCTTTTCAAAGGGTATTAG